A window of Aeromicrobium duanguangcaii genomic DNA:
ACCATGATGAAGTCCAAGATCCACCGCGCCACGGTGACCCAGGCCGACCTGCACTACGTCGGCTCGGTGACCGTCGACGAGGACCTGCTCGACGCGTCCGACATCCTGCCCGGTGAGCTCGTGCACATCGTCGACGTCACGAACGGCGCCCGCCTCGAGACCTACACGATCGCCGGGCCCCGCGGCTCGGGGATCATCGGCATCAACGGCGCCGCCGCGCACCTCGTGCACCCCGACGACATCGTCATCCTGATCGCGTACGCCCAGGTCGGCGACGCCGAGGCCCGTGAGCTGCAGCCCAGCGTCGTGTTCGTCGACGCCGACAACCGCATCGTCACGCTGGGTCACGACGCCGCCGAGGTCCCGGCGGACTCCGGGCTCAAGCGGGGCGACCTGGTGACCGTGTGACCCTGCTGGCGATCGACGCCGGGAACGCCGAGACCGCCATCGGGCTGTTCGACGGCGACGAGCTGGTCGCCGACTTCGTGGTGGCCTCGGACGAGCGCCGCACGTCCGACGAGTGGTTCTTGGTCGTCGACGGCTTCGTCCGTCGGGCCGGTCTGCCCGAGATCGACGAGATCGCCATGTGCTGCACCGTGCCGGCCCTGCTGGTGGCCCTGCGGAAGGCCTACCGCCGGTACTACGCCGACGTGCCCGTGTGGGTCGTCGGGCCGGGGGTCAAGACCGGCGTGCCGATCCACACCGACAACCCGCGCGAGGTCGGCACCGACCGCGTCGTTAACGCGCTGGCGGCCCAGGAGCTCTACGGCGGTCCGGCGATCGTCGTCGACCTGACCGGCACGGCCACGGTCGTCGACGCCATCGACGCCGAGGGCCGGTACCTCGGAGGGGCGATCGCACCGGGCGTCGAGGTCTCGCTGGAGGCTCTGGCCCGGCGCAGCGCCCAGCTGCGCAGCGTCGAGATCACGACGCCGCGCGACGTGATCGGCAAGAACACGGTCGAGGCGCTGCAGTCCGGCACGGTCTTCGGCTTCGCGGGCCTCATCGACGCCATCGTCGAGCGGATGATCGACTCGCTGGGCGAGGATCCCGAGCACGTCTCGGTCATCGCGACCGGCAGTCACGCCGCCGTCGTCCTGAGCGAGTGCGAGACCATCACGGCCCGCAACCCCAAGCTCACGCTCGAGGGCCTGCGCCTCGTCGCCGCCCGCAACCGCTGACTCGCCCCACCTCGAGATTTGCTCTGATTTCCACCTTTCAATCGGGTTGAAAGGTAGGAACAGGAGCAAATCTCGGGAGCGGCGGGGAGTCAGACGAGGGCGGGCAGGGCGGCCGCGACGTCGTTCGTCGTGACGGCGTCCACGCCCATCGCGCGCAGACGCTCGATCTGGCGCTGGTCGTCGACCGTCCAGGCGGTCACCTTGCCGCCGGCGCGGTGGACCCGCTCGACGAGCTTGGCGTCGACGCGGCGGGCGTTCACGTGGAACTCGTCGTACCGACCGAGGTCCTGAGTCGCCGGCTGGCGCCGCGACACGAGGCCCACCAGTGGGTGGACGGGCAGGGCCGCCTCCGCGAGCGAGCGGTCGAAGCTCATCAGCGTCACGTCGGCGCGGCCGCCGAGCTCGTCGAGCACCGCACGGACGTAGGCGCGCGGGTCGACGGGCGCCGGCTTGAGCTCGACGGCGAACCGCACGTCGGTGTCACGGAAGGCCTTCACCACGTCGCGCAGCGTCGGCACCGGGGTTCCGGCGAACGTCGGCGACTTCCAGCTGCCGGCGTCCAGGCGGGCCATCTCGCCCAGCGTGAACCGCTGGACCGAGAGGCCCACCTTGGAACGATGCACGTCGCGCAGGTTCGTGGTGCGCATCGGGGACCGGTCGTGCATCAGCACGATCGAGCCGTCGGCCGTGGGCTGGACGTCGAACTCGACGCCATGGGCGCCCAGCCGCACGG
This region includes:
- a CDS encoding glycerophosphodiester phosphodiesterase, translated to MSDDLRIYGHRGQSATHPENTVPALREAVRLGAHGVEFDVQPTADGSIVLMHDRSPMRTTNLRDVHRSKVGLSVQRFTLGEMARLDAGSWKSPTFAGTPVPTLRDVVKAFRDTDVRFAVELKPAPVDPRAYVRAVLDELGGRADVTLMSFDRSLAEAALPVHPLVGLVSRRQPATQDLGRYDEFHVNARRVDAKLVERVHRAGGKVTAWTVDDQRQIERLRAMGVDAVTTNDVAAALPALV
- a CDS encoding type III pantothenate kinase, whose protein sequence is MTLLAIDAGNAETAIGLFDGDELVADFVVASDERRTSDEWFLVVDGFVRRAGLPEIDEIAMCCTVPALLVALRKAYRRYYADVPVWVVGPGVKTGVPIHTDNPREVGTDRVVNALAAQELYGGPAIVVDLTGTATVVDAIDAEGRYLGGAIAPGVEVSLEALARRSAQLRSVEITTPRDVIGKNTVEALQSGTVFGFAGLIDAIVERMIDSLGEDPEHVSVIATGSHAAVVLSECETITARNPKLTLEGLRLVAARNR
- the panD gene encoding aspartate 1-decarboxylase; its protein translation is MLRTMMKSKIHRATVTQADLHYVGSVTVDEDLLDASDILPGELVHIVDVTNGARLETYTIAGPRGSGIIGINGAAAHLVHPDDIVILIAYAQVGDAEARELQPSVVFVDADNRIVTLGHDAAEVPADSGLKRGDLVTV